One window from the genome of Pseudomonas fluorescens encodes:
- a CDS encoding DUF2282 domain-containing protein, with translation MTASTRTLSAAALVLALGSALSMTAVPTVHAADDTMEKCFGVALKGKNDCAAGAGTTCAGTAKMDYQANAWKSVPKGTCTTMESKTSPTGFGQLEAFKAKS, from the coding sequence ATGACTGCTTCGACCCGTACCCTGTCCGCCGCTGCCTTGGTCCTCGCCCTGGGTTCTGCCCTGAGCATGACAGCCGTCCCGACCGTTCACGCAGCCGACGACACCATGGAAAAATGCTTCGGCGTCGCCCTCAAAGGCAAGAACGACTGCGCTGCCGGCGCCGGCACCACCTGCGCCGGTACCGCAAAAATGGACTATCAGGCCAACGCCTGGAAATCGGTCCCGAAAGGCACTTGCACCACCATGGAAAGCAAAACCTCCCCCACCGGTTTCGGCCAGCTCGAAGCGTTCAAAGCCAAGTCCTGA
- a CDS encoding spinster family MFS transporter, translating into MQNSTQAANAWRILFLLFLANLFNFFDRTIPAIIIEPIRMEWSLSDFQIGIIGTAFTIVYAIAGLPLGRMADTGSRSKLMGWGLAAWSGLTAVNGLVGSFWAFLVVRMGVGIGEASYAPAANSLIGDLFPAHRRARAMGIFMLGLPLGLLLAFFTIGAMVKAFDSWRAPFFIAAVPGLVLAVFMFFIKEPKRGAAETVQVSQEKIDKPVRRVLAIPTFLWLVLAGLCFNFATYACNSFLVPMLQRYFLMPLHEAAVATGIMVGVTGLFGLTLGGWVADKIHQRVPNGRLLFAAFSLAISTVTTAWALHAGRIEIGVFVAVFSVGWLFAYNFYTCVYTAIQDVVEPRLRATAMALYFAGLYLLGGGLGPVVVGGLSDYFARTAMASAGVDQMTEAFKAIGLHDAMYLIPVALLLTMVFLFLASRCFVRDAKRMKDGMSAQVMSQGVAATA; encoded by the coding sequence ATGCAGAACTCGACCCAAGCGGCGAATGCCTGGCGCATTCTGTTCCTGTTGTTCCTGGCCAACCTGTTCAATTTCTTCGACCGCACCATCCCGGCGATCATCATCGAGCCGATCCGCATGGAGTGGAGCCTCAGCGACTTCCAGATCGGCATCATCGGCACCGCTTTCACCATCGTTTATGCCATCGCCGGCTTGCCGCTGGGGCGCATGGCCGATACCGGTTCGCGCAGCAAGTTGATGGGCTGGGGCCTGGCGGCCTGGAGCGGACTGACGGCGGTGAACGGCCTGGTGGGCAGTTTCTGGGCGTTCCTGGTGGTGCGCATGGGCGTCGGTATCGGCGAGGCCAGCTACGCACCCGCCGCCAACTCACTGATCGGCGATCTGTTCCCGGCGCACCGTCGGGCTCGGGCGATGGGCATCTTCATGCTCGGCCTGCCCCTGGGCCTGCTGTTGGCGTTCTTCACCATTGGCGCGATGGTCAAGGCGTTCGACAGCTGGCGTGCGCCGTTCTTCATCGCGGCGGTGCCGGGGCTGGTGCTGGCGGTGTTCATGTTTTTCATCAAGGAGCCCAAGCGCGGCGCGGCGGAAACCGTGCAGGTCTCCCAGGAAAAAATCGACAAGCCGGTTCGCCGGGTGCTGGCGATTCCCACCTTCCTGTGGCTGGTGCTGGCGGGGCTGTGCTTCAACTTCGCCACCTATGCCTGCAACTCCTTCCTGGTGCCAATGCTGCAACGTTATTTCCTGATGCCGCTGCACGAGGCGGCCGTGGCCACCGGGATCATGGTGGGCGTGACGGGGTTGTTCGGGCTCACCCTGGGCGGCTGGGTCGCGGACAAGATCCACCAGCGCGTGCCCAACGGCCGCCTGCTGTTTGCCGCGTTCAGCCTGGCGATCTCGACGGTCACCACGGCGTGGGCCCTGCATGCCGGACGCATTGAAATCGGCGTGTTCGTGGCGGTGTTCAGCGTGGGTTGGCTGTTTGCCTATAACTTTTACACCTGCGTCTACACCGCGATCCAGGACGTGGTGGAGCCACGCCTGCGCGCCACGGCGATGGCGTTGTACTTTGCCGGGCTGTATTTGCTCGGCGGCGGCCTGGGGCCGGTGGTGGTGGGCGGCTTGTCCGACTACTTCGCCCGTACGGCCATGGCCAGCGCGGGTGTCGACCAGATGACCGAAGCATTCAAGGCCATCGGCCTGCACGATGCGATGTACCTGATCCCGGTGGCGCTGCTGTTGACCATGGTGTTCCTGTTCCTGGCGTCACGCTGCTTCGTGCGCGATGCCAAGCGGATGAAGGACGGGATGAGCGCGCAGGTGATGTCGCAGGGTGTCGCGGCGACGGCTTGA
- the livH gene encoding high-affinity branched-chain amino acid ABC transporter permease LivH, giving the protein MPDIYHFFQQLVNGLTVGSTYALIAIGYTMVYGIIGMINFAHGEVYMIGSYVAFIAIAGLSMMGLDSVPLLMTAAFLASIVVTSSYGYSIERIAYRPLRGSNRLIPLISAIGMSIFLQNTVLLSQDSKDKSIPNLIPGNFAIGPGGAHEVLISYMQIVVFVVTLVAMLGLTLFISRSRLGRACRACAEDIKMANLLGINTNNIIALTFVIGAALAAIAAVLLSMQYGVINPNAGFLVGLKAFTAAVLGGIGSIPGAMLGGLVLGVAEAFGADIFGDQYKDVVAFGLLVLVLLFRPTGILGRPEVEKV; this is encoded by the coding sequence ATGCCTGACATCTATCACTTCTTCCAGCAGCTGGTTAACGGCCTGACCGTTGGCAGCACGTATGCCCTGATCGCCATCGGCTATACGATGGTCTACGGCATCATTGGAATGATCAACTTCGCCCACGGCGAGGTGTACATGATCGGCTCCTACGTGGCGTTCATCGCCATCGCCGGGCTGAGCATGATGGGACTCGACAGTGTCCCGCTGTTGATGACCGCGGCGTTTCTCGCGAGCATCGTCGTCACCAGCTCCTATGGCTACAGCATCGAACGGATCGCCTACCGCCCCCTGCGCGGCAGCAACCGTCTGATCCCGCTGATCTCCGCCATCGGCATGTCGATCTTCCTGCAGAACACGGTACTGCTTTCGCAAGACTCCAAGGACAAATCCATTCCCAACCTGATCCCGGGCAACTTTGCCATCGGGCCAGGCGGGGCACATGAAGTGCTGATTTCCTACATGCAAATCGTGGTGTTCGTGGTGACCCTGGTCGCCATGCTCGGCCTTACGCTGTTCATCTCCCGTTCCCGCCTCGGCCGCGCCTGCCGCGCCTGTGCCGAGGACATCAAGATGGCCAACCTGCTGGGCATCAACACCAACAACATCATCGCCCTGACCTTCGTCATCGGTGCGGCCCTGGCGGCCATCGCCGCGGTGCTGTTGAGCATGCAATACGGCGTGATCAACCCCAACGCCGGCTTCCTCGTGGGCCTGAAGGCCTTCACCGCCGCGGTACTGGGCGGCATCGGCAGCATCCCCGGGGCGATGCTCGGCGGGTTGGTGCTGGGCGTGGCGGAAGCCTTTGGCGCCGATATCTTCGGCGACCAGTACAAGGACGTCGTGGCGTTCGGCTTGTTGGTTCTGGTTCTGTTATTCCGGCCGACCGGCATCCTGGGCCGCCCGGAGGTTGAGAAAGTATGA
- a CDS encoding branched-chain amino acid ABC transporter substrate-binding protein gives MTKATKQISKLFAAMVLAGVASHSFAADTIKIGIAGPKTGPVAQYGDMQFSGAKMAIEQINAKGGVDGKQLVAVEYDDACDPKQAVAVANKVVNDGVKFVVGHLCSSSTQPASDIYEDEGVIMITPAATSPDITARGYKMIFRTIGLDSAQGPAAGNYIADHVKPKIVAVLHDKQQYGEGIASAVKKTLEGKGVKVAVFEGVNAGDKDFSSMIAKLKQANVDFVYYGGYHPELGLILRQSQEKGLKAKFMGPEGVGNDSISQIAKESSEGLLVTLPKSFDQDPANVALADAFKAKKEDPSGPFVFPSYSAVTVIADAIKAAKSEDAGKVAEAIHAGTFKTPTGDLSFDAKGDLKDFKFVVYEWHFGKPKTEASPQ, from the coding sequence ATGACTAAGGCTACTAAGCAGATTTCCAAACTGTTTGCCGCTATGGTTCTGGCCGGGGTTGCCAGCCATTCGTTTGCCGCCGACACCATCAAGATCGGCATCGCCGGCCCCAAGACCGGCCCTGTAGCCCAATACGGCGACATGCAGTTCAGTGGCGCGAAAATGGCCATCGAACAGATCAACGCCAAGGGCGGCGTCGACGGCAAGCAGCTCGTCGCCGTCGAGTACGATGACGCCTGTGATCCAAAACAAGCGGTCGCGGTCGCGAACAAAGTCGTCAACGACGGCGTCAAGTTCGTGGTCGGCCACCTGTGCTCCAGCTCCACCCAGCCAGCTTCCGACATCTACGAAGACGAAGGCGTGATCATGATCACCCCGGCGGCCACCAGCCCGGACATCACCGCTCGCGGCTACAAGATGATCTTCCGCACCATCGGCCTGGACAGCGCCCAAGGCCCTGCGGCCGGCAACTACATCGCCGACCACGTCAAGCCGAAGATCGTTGCGGTCCTGCACGACAAGCAGCAGTACGGTGAAGGCATCGCCAGCGCCGTGAAGAAAACCCTCGAAGGCAAAGGCGTGAAAGTGGCCGTCTTCGAAGGCGTGAACGCCGGCGACAAAGACTTCTCCTCGATGATCGCCAAGCTCAAGCAAGCCAACGTCGACTTCGTCTACTACGGCGGCTACCACCCGGAGCTGGGCCTGATCCTGCGTCAATCCCAGGAAAAAGGCTTGAAGGCCAAGTTCATGGGTCCGGAAGGCGTGGGTAACGACTCCATCTCGCAAATCGCCAAGGAATCCTCCGAAGGCCTGCTGGTGACCCTGCCGAAATCCTTCGACCAGGATCCGGCCAACGTTGCCCTGGCTGACGCGTTCAAGGCCAAGAAAGAAGACCCGAGCGGTCCGTTCGTGTTCCCGTCCTACTCCGCAGTGACCGTGATCGCTGACGCCATCAAGGCTGCCAAGAGTGAAGACGCAGGCAAAGTGGCTGAAGCCATCCACGCCGGCACCTTCAAGACCCCTACCGGTGACCTGAGCTTTGACGCCAAAGGCGACCTGAAGGACTTCAAGTTCGTGGTCTACGAGTGGCATTTCGGCAAACCTAAAACCGAAGCTTCGCCTCAGTAA
- a CDS encoding ABC transporter ATP-binding protein codes for MLQFENVSTFYGKIQALHSVNVEVRQGEIVTLIGANGAGKSTLLMTLCGSPQAHSGSIRYMGEELVGQDSAKIMRKSIAVVPEGRRVFARLTVEENLAMGGFFTDKGDYQEQMDKVLHLFPRLKERFTQRGGTMSGGEQQMLAIGRALMSKPKLLLLDEPSLGLAPIIIQQIFDIIEQLRKDGVTVFLVEQNANQALKIADRAYVLENGRVVMQGTGEALLTDPKVREAYLGG; via the coding sequence ATGCTGCAGTTCGAAAACGTTTCCACCTTCTACGGCAAGATCCAGGCCCTGCACAGCGTCAACGTCGAAGTCCGCCAGGGCGAAATCGTCACGCTGATCGGTGCCAACGGTGCCGGCAAATCCACCCTGCTGATGACGCTCTGCGGTTCGCCCCAGGCCCACAGCGGCAGCATCCGCTACATGGGTGAGGAACTGGTGGGCCAGGACTCGGCGAAGATCATGCGCAAGAGCATCGCCGTGGTACCTGAGGGCCGTCGGGTATTTGCCCGACTGACCGTGGAAGAAAACCTCGCCATGGGCGGATTTTTCACCGACAAGGGCGACTATCAGGAACAAATGGACAAGGTCCTGCACCTTTTCCCACGCCTGAAAGAACGCTTTACCCAGCGCGGCGGCACCATGTCCGGCGGTGAACAGCAAATGCTCGCCATCGGCCGTGCGCTGATGAGCAAACCCAAGCTGCTGCTGCTCGACGAGCCTTCCCTGGGCCTGGCACCGATCATCATCCAGCAGATCTTCGACATCATCGAGCAACTGCGCAAGGATGGCGTGACGGTGTTCCTGGTGGAGCAGAACGCCAACCAGGCGCTGAAAATCGCCGACCGGGCGTACGTGCTGGAGAACGGCCGGGTGGTGATGCAAGGCACCGGCGAAGCCCTGCTGACCGACCCGAAAGTGCGCGAGGCGTATCTGGGCGGTTGA
- a CDS encoding short chain dehydrogenase produces MKILLIGANGTIGSAIDKELSPRHEIVRIGRHSGELQVDISDSASIRALFEKTGRFDALVCAAGNVTFAPLADMTEDSFALGLKDKLMGQVNLLLIGREFANDGASFTFTTGVLSHDPIKSGASAALVNGALDSFVRAAAIELPRGLRVNSVSPNVLLEAMGKYAPYFRGFKPVPAVDVALAYAKSVEGLQTGQTFHVG; encoded by the coding sequence ATGAAAATCCTCTTGATCGGCGCCAACGGCACCATCGGTTCGGCCATTGATAAAGAACTGTCGCCCCGCCACGAAATCGTTCGGATCGGCCGCCACAGCGGTGAATTGCAGGTGGATATCAGCGACAGCGCCTCGATTCGCGCCCTGTTCGAGAAGACTGGCCGTTTTGACGCCCTGGTCTGCGCCGCCGGCAACGTCACCTTCGCGCCCCTGGCCGACATGACCGAAGACAGCTTTGCCTTGGGCTTGAAAGACAAGCTGATGGGCCAGGTCAACCTGCTGCTGATCGGTCGCGAATTCGCCAATGACGGCGCATCCTTCACCTTCACCACCGGCGTGCTCAGCCACGACCCGATCAAGAGCGGTGCTTCGGCGGCCCTGGTCAACGGCGCCCTGGACAGTTTCGTGCGCGCCGCGGCAATCGAGTTGCCACGGGGCCTGCGGGTCAACTCGGTGAGCCCGAACGTGCTGCTGGAAGCCATGGGCAAATACGCGCCTTATTTCCGTGGCTTCAAACCCGTCCCCGCAGTGGATGTGGCATTGGCCTACGCCAAGAGCGTCGAAGGCCTACAAACCGGTCAGACCTTTCACGTGGGCTAA
- a CDS encoding DUF692 domain-containing protein — MLDTLSLATDSRLPPRAGLGLKSAHFREVLQTRPDLGFFEVHAENYMVAGGPLHHFLGLIREQYPLSLHGVGLSIGGEGPLDVAHLQRLAALIERYQPQSFSEHLAWSSHGPVFLNDLLPLAYDEATLDRVCEHVDQVQSSLKRTLLLENPATYLAFETSTFDEPQFMSEVIRRTGCGLLLDVNNVYVSCINHCRDPLAYLDALPLHATGEIHLAGFAEDSDSLGERLLIDDHGAPVDHAVWQLYLQALERTGPVATLIERDNHIPAWEVLLAEARQADQLLSAAGARP; from the coding sequence ATGTTGGATACCCTTTCTCTCGCCACCGATAGCCGGCTGCCGCCAAGGGCAGGGCTGGGGCTCAAGAGTGCGCATTTTCGTGAGGTACTCCAGACCCGACCGGACCTGGGTTTCTTCGAGGTGCACGCGGAAAACTACATGGTGGCCGGCGGGCCGCTTCATCACTTCCTGGGGCTGATACGCGAACAATATCCGCTGTCGTTGCACGGCGTCGGCCTGTCGATCGGTGGGGAGGGGCCGCTGGACGTTGCGCATTTGCAGCGCCTGGCCGCCTTGATCGAGCGCTATCAGCCCCAATCCTTTTCCGAACACCTGGCCTGGTCCAGCCACGGCCCGGTGTTCCTCAATGACTTGCTCCCCCTGGCTTATGACGAAGCAACCCTCGACCGGGTCTGCGAACACGTCGACCAGGTGCAGTCCAGCCTCAAGCGCACGCTGTTACTGGAAAACCCGGCCACCTACCTGGCCTTTGAAACCTCGACCTTCGACGAGCCACAGTTCATGAGCGAAGTGATCCGTCGCACCGGCTGCGGCCTGCTGCTGGATGTGAACAACGTCTACGTTTCGTGCATCAACCATTGCCGCGATCCATTGGCCTACCTCGACGCCCTGCCTCTGCATGCGACCGGCGAAATTCACCTGGCCGGCTTCGCCGAAGACTCCGACAGCCTCGGCGAGCGCCTGTTGATAGACGATCACGGAGCACCCGTCGACCACGCGGTCTGGCAACTGTATCTCCAGGCACTGGAGCGGACCGGGCCAGTCGCCACCTTGATCGAGCGCGACAACCACATCCCCGCATGGGAAGTGCTGCTGGCCGAAGCACGCCAGGCCGATCAACTGTTGAGCGCCGCCGGAGCCCGGCCATGA
- a CDS encoding DoxX family protein translates to MNALIASFIQWLEKIPHSLIAFVARFSIAAVFWKSGQTKIEGLAIDLFDGTFQIGLPRLADSTIPLFKSEYALPLLSPELAAHLAATAEHVFPVMILLGLATRFSALALLGMTLTIQVFVYPDAYPTHGTWAAVLLYLMARGPGVLSIDHLIAKRYAHG, encoded by the coding sequence ATGAACGCCCTGATTGCCAGTTTCATTCAATGGCTGGAGAAAATCCCCCACAGCCTGATCGCCTTCGTCGCACGCTTCTCGATTGCCGCCGTGTTCTGGAAATCCGGCCAGACCAAAATCGAAGGACTGGCCATCGACCTGTTCGACGGCACCTTCCAGATCGGTCTGCCGCGACTGGCAGACTCGACCATTCCACTGTTCAAAAGCGAATACGCCCTGCCGCTGCTGTCGCCGGAACTGGCCGCGCACCTGGCGGCCACTGCCGAGCATGTCTTCCCGGTGATGATCCTGCTTGGCCTGGCGACACGCTTTTCAGCGCTGGCCTTGCTGGGGATGACCTTGACCATCCAGGTGTTCGTCTACCCGGACGCCTACCCGACCCATGGCACCTGGGCGGCGGTCTTGCTCTACCTGATGGCCCGTGGACCGGGAGTGTTGTCGATCGATCACCTGATAGCCAAGCGTTACGCCCACGGCTGA
- a CDS encoding DNA-binding domain-containing protein — translation MSNQHAFAAALLDPRKACPPGLVSANGAAPESRFAVYRNNVLCSLINALADNYPVVVQLVGEEFFRAMAGVYVQSTPPRSPVMNDYGGDFAEFIEHFEPAASVPYLTDVARLERLHVQAWHAADAKPMAQERIVAALSSPTLTGHLKIGLHPSLRLLQSPYAVVTIWAAHQHQAPVPFETFPAQNALVLRNGLEVEVFAISRAAHGFIAALQQGFSLTAAIEASIDLDLEHTLAGLIRHQAITHLLAEQVSP, via the coding sequence ATGAGCAACCAGCACGCATTTGCCGCCGCCCTGCTCGACCCGCGCAAAGCGTGTCCGCCGGGCCTGGTCAGCGCCAATGGGGCGGCCCCGGAAAGCCGTTTCGCGGTGTACCGCAACAACGTGCTCTGCTCATTGATCAACGCCCTCGCCGACAACTACCCGGTGGTGGTGCAACTGGTGGGCGAGGAATTCTTCCGGGCCATGGCCGGGGTCTATGTCCAATCGACGCCGCCGCGCAGCCCGGTGATGAACGACTACGGGGGCGACTTTGCCGAGTTCATCGAACACTTCGAGCCCGCCGCCAGCGTGCCTTACCTGACGGACGTCGCCCGGCTGGAGCGACTGCATGTGCAAGCCTGGCATGCCGCCGACGCCAAGCCCATGGCGCAAGAACGAATCGTGGCAGCGCTGTCATCCCCAACGCTGACGGGGCACCTGAAGATCGGGCTTCACCCGTCACTGCGGCTGCTGCAATCCCCCTACGCCGTGGTGACGATCTGGGCCGCCCATCAGCACCAGGCGCCCGTACCGTTCGAAACGTTTCCCGCGCAAAACGCCTTGGTGCTGCGCAACGGCCTGGAGGTGGAGGTGTTTGCGATCAGTCGCGCTGCCCATGGGTTCATCGCAGCCCTGCAACAAGGCTTTTCCCTGACGGCTGCCATCGAGGCCTCAATCGATCTTGACCTGGAACACACCCTGGCGGGGCTCATCCGCCACCAGGCCATCACCCATCTCCTAGCCGAACAGGTATCTCCATGA
- a CDS encoding DUF2288 domain-containing protein, which produces MNQEPSTLYAKLLGETASITWKELEPFFAKGALLWVDPALDLIAAAEAVAQDEGTKVAAWLAADQLAKLSETRALDFLERDPQLWAVVVSPWIMIQERASN; this is translated from the coding sequence ATGAATCAAGAACCTAGCACCCTCTATGCCAAGCTGCTTGGAGAAACCGCATCCATCACCTGGAAAGAGCTGGAGCCGTTCTTTGCCAAGGGTGCCCTATTGTGGGTCGATCCGGCACTGGATTTGATCGCCGCCGCCGAGGCCGTCGCCCAGGACGAAGGTACCAAAGTCGCCGCCTGGCTGGCCGCCGACCAGCTCGCCAAGCTGTCTGAAACGCGGGCGCTGGATTTTCTGGAGCGCGATCCGCAGCTTTGGGCGGTGGTGGTTTCGCCATGGATTATGATCCAGGAAAGGGCGTCGAATTGA
- the livG gene encoding high-affinity branched-chain amino acid ABC transporter ATP-binding protein LivG, with protein sequence MSREILKVENLSMRFGGLLAVNGVALTVKEKQVVALIGPNGAGKTTVFNCLTGFYQPTGGTILLDGEPIQGLPGHHIARKGVVRTFQNVRLFKDMTAVENLLIAQHRHLNTNFFAGLFKTPAFRKSEREAMEYAEYWLDKVNLTEFANRTAGTLAYGQQRRLEIARCMMTRPRILMLDEPAAGLNPKETEDLKALIGVLREEHNVTVLLIEHDMKLVMSISDHIVVINQGTPLADGTPEQIRDNPEVIKAYLGEA encoded by the coding sequence ATGAGCCGCGAGATCCTGAAAGTCGAAAACTTGAGCATGCGCTTCGGCGGTTTGCTGGCGGTCAACGGCGTGGCCCTGACCGTGAAAGAGAAGCAAGTGGTTGCCCTGATCGGGCCGAACGGCGCGGGCAAGACCACCGTGTTCAACTGCCTGACCGGCTTCTACCAGCCCACCGGCGGCACCATCCTGCTGGACGGCGAGCCGATCCAGGGCCTGCCCGGCCACCACATCGCCCGCAAGGGTGTGGTGCGTACCTTCCAGAACGTGCGGCTGTTCAAGGACATGACGGCGGTCGAGAACCTGTTGATCGCCCAGCATCGTCATTTGAACACCAACTTCTTTGCCGGCCTGTTCAAGACCCCGGCGTTCCGCAAAAGCGAACGCGAGGCCATGGAGTACGCCGAGTACTGGCTGGACAAGGTCAACCTCACCGAGTTTGCCAACCGTACCGCCGGCACCCTGGCCTACGGTCAGCAACGGCGCCTGGAAATCGCCCGTTGCATGATGACCCGTCCGCGGATCCTCATGCTCGACGAACCGGCCGCCGGCCTGAACCCGAAGGAAACCGAAGACCTGAAGGCCCTGATCGGCGTGCTGCGTGAGGAGCACAACGTCACCGTGCTGCTGATCGAGCACGACATGAAGCTGGTCATGAGCATTTCCGACCACATCGTCGTGATCAACCAGGGCACGCCCCTGGCCGACGGTACGCCGGAACAGATCCGCGACAATCCTGAAGTGATCAAAGCCTACCTGGGGGAAGCGTAA
- a CDS encoding LysR family transcriptional regulator produces MSEMDDLAAFAVLMEAGSFTLAAQQLGCSKGQLSKRISLLESRFSVVLLQRTTRRLSLTAAGAALLPQAQALLVQVERARQALARLKDDISGPVRMTVPVSLGETFFEGLLMEFARTYPNVQIELELNNGYRDLSRDGFDLAIRSDAAIDERLVARPLLAWHEMTCASPAYLEHYGEPETPQALAEHRCLLNSHYSGREEWLYHQQHELLRVRVSGPFASNHYSLLKKAALAGAGIARLPSYLLHEALADGRLHWLLRDYQTRRMPMYLVHPYQGGLPKRTQVLADYLIDWFKRSGEALDRLQR; encoded by the coding sequence ATGAGCGAAATGGATGACCTGGCGGCGTTCGCCGTGTTGATGGAGGCCGGCAGTTTTACCTTGGCGGCCCAGCAATTGGGGTGCAGCAAGGGCCAGTTGTCCAAGCGCATCAGCCTGTTGGAGAGCCGGTTTTCGGTGGTGTTGCTGCAACGCACCACACGGCGCTTGAGCCTCACGGCGGCAGGGGCGGCGCTGTTGCCTCAGGCCCAGGCGCTGCTGGTGCAGGTGGAAAGGGCGCGTCAGGCATTGGCTCGGTTGAAGGATGACATTTCCGGACCGGTGCGTATGACGGTTCCGGTTTCGTTGGGTGAAACCTTCTTCGAGGGCTTGCTGATGGAGTTCGCTCGCACGTACCCCAATGTGCAGATCGAACTGGAGCTCAACAACGGTTACCGTGACTTGAGCCGCGATGGTTTCGACCTGGCGATCCGCTCCGACGCCGCCATCGATGAGCGGCTGGTGGCCCGGCCATTGTTGGCGTGGCACGAAATGACCTGCGCCAGCCCGGCCTACCTCGAACACTACGGCGAGCCTGAGACGCCCCAGGCCCTGGCCGAGCACCGCTGTTTGCTCAACAGCCACTACAGCGGCCGGGAAGAATGGCTTTACCACCAACAACACGAACTGTTGCGGGTCCGAGTGTCGGGGCCGTTCGCCAGCAATCACTACAGCCTGCTGAAAAAAGCCGCCCTGGCCGGTGCCGGAATCGCCCGGCTGCCGTCGTACCTGCTGCATGAAGCGTTGGCGGATGGACGCCTGCATTGGCTGCTGCGCGACTACCAGACCCGGCGCATGCCGATGTACCTGGTGCACCCGTACCAGGGTGGCCTGCCCAAGCGCACCCAGGTGCTGGCCGACTATTTGATCGACTGGTTCAAGCGCAGTGGCGAGGCGTTGGATCGGCTACAGCGATAA
- a CDS encoding high-affinity branched-chain amino acid ABC transporter permease LivM: MTRHLKSALFSALLVWAVAYPVLGLKLTIVGINLEVHGTSPAILATIAVCSLLMFVRVLFSTQISAAWKSSPGLPVIPAKASHFLTLPSTQRWIVLGLIVVALVWPFFGSRGAVDIATLILIYVMLGLGLNIVVGLAGLLDLGYVGFYAVGAYSYALLSHYFGLSFWICLPIAGMMAATFGFLLGFPVLRLRGDYLAIVTLGFGEIIRLFLRNLTDITGGPNGISNIEKPTFFGLTFERKAAEGLQTFHEYFGLEYNSINKVIFLYLVALLLALAALFVINRLLRMPIGRAWEALREDEIACRALGLNPTVIKLSAFTLGAAFAGFAGSFFAARQGLVTPESFTFIESAIILAIVVLGGMGSQLGVILAAIVMILLPEMMREFSEYRMLMFGALMVLMMIWRPQGLLPMQRPHMELRK; this comes from the coding sequence ATGACTAGGCATCTCAAATCGGCGCTTTTCAGCGCCCTGCTGGTCTGGGCCGTGGCCTACCCGGTACTGGGTCTTAAACTGACCATCGTCGGCATCAACCTGGAAGTGCACGGCACCAGCCCGGCGATCCTGGCGACCATCGCCGTGTGCTCGCTGCTGATGTTCGTGCGCGTGCTGTTCAGCACACAGATCAGCGCGGCGTGGAAGTCTTCGCCCGGCCTGCCGGTGATCCCGGCCAAGGCCAGCCACTTCCTGACCCTGCCGAGCACCCAGCGCTGGATCGTGCTGGGCCTGATCGTCGTGGCCCTGGTGTGGCCGTTCTTCGGCTCTCGCGGCGCGGTGGACATCGCCACGCTGATCCTGATCTACGTGATGCTGGGCCTGGGCCTGAACATCGTCGTAGGCCTGGCCGGCCTGCTGGACCTGGGTTACGTCGGTTTCTACGCCGTCGGCGCCTACAGCTACGCGCTGCTGTCCCACTACTTCGGCCTGAGCTTCTGGATCTGCCTGCCCATCGCCGGGATGATGGCCGCCACCTTCGGTTTCCTGCTGGGTTTCCCGGTCCTGCGCTTGCGCGGCGACTACCTGGCGATCGTGACCCTGGGTTTTGGCGAGATCATCCGCCTGTTCCTGCGCAACCTGACCGACATCACCGGTGGCCCGAACGGCATCAGCAACATCGAGAAACCGACGTTCTTCGGCCTGACCTTCGAACGTAAAGCCGCCGAAGGCCTGCAGACCTTCCACGAGTACTTCGGCCTGGAATACAACTCGATCAACAAGGTGATCTTCCTCTACCTGGTTGCCCTGCTGCTGGCCCTGGCCGCGCTGTTCGTCATCAACCGCCTGCTGCGCATGCCGATCGGCCGCGCCTGGGAGGCACTGCGTGAAGACGAAATCGCCTGCCGTGCCCTGGGTCTCAACCCAACCGTGATCAAACTGTCGGCCTTTACCCTCGGCGCTGCGTTCGCCGGTTTTGCCGGCAGCTTCTTCGCCGCTCGCCAAGGCCTGGTGACGCCGGAATCCTTCACCTTCATCGAGTCGGCGATCATCCTCGCCATCGTGGTGCTGGGCGGGATGGGCTCGCAGTTGGGCGTGATCCTGGCGGCGATCGTGATGATCCTGCTGCCGGAAATGATGCGTGAATTCAGCGAATACCGCATGTTGATGTTCGGCGCCTTGATGGTGCTGATGATGATCTGGCGTCCTCAAGGTCTGCTGCCTATGCAACGCCCCCACATGGAGCTGCGCAAATGA